A region of Arabidopsis thaliana chromosome 5, partial sequence DNA encodes the following proteins:
- a CDS encoding UDP-Glycosyltransferase superfamily protein yields the protein MHAHGCVHLVRGGYGGGDESVVGCFLDLRNSLTAHLYTDLIRETIAVKDGRMEETLGCISGMEKIRVKDTPEGVVFGNLDSVFSKMLHQMGLALPRATTVYMNSFEELDPTLTDNLRLKFKRYLSIGPLALLFSTSQRETPLHDPHGCLAWIKKRSTASVVYIAFGRVMTPPPGELVVVAQGLESSKVPFVWSLQEKNMVHLPKGFLDGTREQGMVVPWAPQVELLNHEAMGVFVSHGGWNSVLESVSAGVPMICRPIFGDHALNARSVEAVWEIGMTISSGVFTKDGFEESLDRVLVQDDGKKMKFNAKKLKELAQEAVSTEGSSFENFKGLLDEVMKV from the exons ATGCATGCTCACGGATGCGTTCATCTGGTTCGCGGGGGATATGGCGGCGGAGATGAAAGTGTCGTGGGTTGCTTTCTGGACCTCCGGAACTCGCTCACTGCTCATCTCTACACAGATCTCATCAGAGAAACAATCGCTGTCaaag ATGGGCGTATGGAGGAAACATTAGGGTGTATTTCTGGAATGGAGAAGATCAGAGTTAAAGATACACCAGAAGGAGTTGTGTTTGGGAATTTAGACTCTGTTTTCTCGAAGATGTTGCACCAAATGGGACTTGCTTTGCCTCGTGCCACTACGGTTTACATGAATTCTTTTGAAGAATTAGACCCTACATTGACTGATAACCTCAGATTGAAATTCAAACGTTACCTGAGCATCGGTCCTCTTGCGTTGTTATTCTCTACTTCGCAAAGAGAAACACCATTGCATGATCCACACGGCTGCTTGGCTTGGATCAAGAAGCGGTCCACTGCTTCTGTAGTTTACATTGCCTTCGGTAGAGTCATGACACCGCCTCCTGGAGAGCTTGTAGTGGTAGCACAAGGATTGGAATCGAGTAAAGTGCCTTTTGTTTGGTCGCTCCAAGAGAAGAACATGGTTCATTTACCAAAAGGGTTTTTGGATGGGACAAGAGAGCAAGGAATGGTGGTCCCATGGGCACCACAAGTGGAGCTGCTAAACCATGAAGCAATGGGTGTGTTTGTGTCGCATGGTGGGTGGAACTCAGTGTTGGAGAGTGTATCGGCAGGTGTACCAATGATTTGTAGACCGATTTTCGGGGATCACGCACTCAATGCAAGATCCGTGGAGGCTGTGTGGGAAATTGGAATGACGATTAGTAGTGGAGTCTTCACGAAGGATGGATTTGAGGAGAGTTTGGATCGGGTTTTGGTTCAAGATGATggcaagaagatgaagtttaATGCCAAGAAGCTTAAAGAACTAGCACAAGAAGCTGTCTCTACGGAAGGAAGCTCCTTTGAGAATTTCAAAGGTTTGTTGGACGAAGTTATGAAAGTTTGA
- the UGT78D2 gene encoding UDP-glucosyl transferase 78D2 (UDP-glucosyl transferase 78D2 (UGT78D2); CONTAINS InterPro DOMAIN/s: UDP-glucuronosyl/UDP-glucosyltransferase (InterPro:IPR002213); BEST Arabidopsis thaliana protein match is: UDP-glucosyl transferase 78D3 (TAIR:AT5G17030.1); Has 1807 Blast hits to 1807 proteins in 277 species: Archae - 0; Bacteria - 0; Metazoa - 736; Fungi - 347; Plants - 385; Viruses - 0; Other Eukaryotes - 339 (source: NCBI BLink).) produces the protein MTKPSDPTRDSHVAVLAFPFGTHAAPLLTVTRRLASASPSTVFSFFNTAQSNSSLFSSGDEADRPANIRVYDIADGVPEGYVFSGRPQEAIELFLQAAPENFRREIAKAETEVGTEVKCLMTDAFFWFAADMATEINASWIAFWTAGANSLSAHLYTDLIRETIGVKEVGERMEETIGVISGMEKIRVKDTPEGVVFGNLDSVFSKMLHQMGLALPRATAVFINSFEDLDPTLTNNLRSRFKRYLNIGPLGLLSSTLQQLVQDPHGCLAWMEKRSSGSVAYISFGTVMTPPPGELAAIAEGLESSKVPFVWSLKEKSLVQLPKGFLDRTREQGIVVPWAPQVELLKHEATGVFVTHCGWNSVLESVSGGVPMICRPFFGDQRLNGRAVEVVWEIGMTIINGVFTKDGFEKCLDKVLVQDDGKKMKCNAKKLKELAYEAVSSKGRSSENFRGLLDAVVNII, from the exons ATGACCAAACCCTCCGACCCAACCAGAGACTCCCACGTGGCAGTTCTCGCTTTTCCTTTCGGCACTCATGCAGCTCCTCTCCTCACCGTCACGCGCCGCCTCGCCTCCGCCTCTCCTTCCACcgtcttctctttcttcaacacCGCACAATCCAACTCTTCGTTATTTTCCTCCGGTGACGAAGCAGATCGTCCGGCGAACATCAGAGTATACGATATTGCCGACGGTGTTCCGGAGGGATACGTGTTTAGCGGGAGACCACAGGAGGCGATCGAGCTGTTTCTTCAAGCTGCGCCGGAGAATTTCCGGAGAGAAATCGCGAAGGCGGAGACGGAGGTTGGTACGGAAGTGAAATGTTTGATGACTGATGCGTTCTTCTGGTTCGCGGCTGATATGGCGACGGAGATAAATGCGTCGTGGATTGCGTTTTGGACCGCCGGAGCAAACTCACTCTCTGCTCATCTCTACACAGATCTCATCAGAGAAACCATCGGTGTCAAAg AAGTAGGTGAGCGTATGGAGGAGACAATAGGGGTTATCTCAGGAATGGAGAAGATCAGAGTCAAAGATACACCAGAAGGAGTTGTGTTTGGGAATTTAGACTCTGTTTTCTCAAAGATGCTTCATCAAATGGGTCTTGCTTTGCCTCGTGCCACTGCTGTTTTCATCAATTCTTTTGAAGATTTGGATCCTACATTGACGAATAACCTCAGATCGAGATTTAAACGATATCTGAACATCGGTCCTCTCGGGTTATTATCTTCTACATTGCAACAACTAGTGCAAGATCCTCACGGTTGTTTGGCTTGGATGGAGAAGAGATCTTCTGGTTCTGTGGCGTACATTAGCTTTGGTACGGTCATGACACCGCCTCCTGGAGAGCTTGCGGCGATAGCAGAAGGGTTGGAATCGAGTAAAGTGCCGTTTGTTTGGTCGCTTAAGGAGAAGAGCTTGGTTCAGTTACCAAAAGGGTTTTTGGATAGGACAAGAGAGCAAGGGATAGTGGTTCCATGGGCACCGCAAGTGGAACTGCTGAAACACGAAGCAACGGGTGTGTTTGTGACGCATTGTGGATGGAACTCGGTGTTGGAGAGTGTATCGGGTGGTGTACCGATGATTTGCAGGCCATTTTTTGGGGATCAGAGATTGAACGGAAGAGCGGTGGAGGTTGTGTGGGAGATTGGAATGACGATTATCAATGGAGTCTTCACGAAAGATGGGTTTGAGAAGTGTTTGGATAAAGTTTTAGTTCAAGATGATGGTAAGAAGATGAAATGTAATGCTAAGAAACTTAAAGAACTAGCTTACGAAGCTGTCTCTTCTAAAGGAAGGTCCTCTGAGAATTTCAGAGGATTGTTGGATGCAGTTGTAAACATTATTTGA
- a CDS encoding Cystatin/monellin superfamily protein (Cystatin/monellin superfamily protein; CONTAINS InterPro DOMAIN/s: Cystatin-related, plant (InterPro:IPR006525); BEST Arabidopsis thaliana protein match is: Cystatin/monellin superfamily protein (TAIR:AT5G17110.1); Has 96 Blast hits to 86 proteins in 2 species: Archae - 0; Bacteria - 0; Metazoa - 0; Fungi - 0; Plants - 96; Viruses - 0; Other Eukaryotes - 0 (source: NCBI BLink).), whose protein sequence is MTPTPIIELTADRGSMMSSSVTEEVISKVDEDSSSDSDMDDGSDSEWAGYNVLAETEPEWDVDSFDGHEFKINPRVRKMYGRHQQHYDEYYNDRLEAFKSKGFLPDTLNGIDDVDLDGKMDGYNSTRDFMAELANVCVKKHNETKGTTLELVNVARVTARGAATWRLYITFMAREFSDGPLVEYQAKVIVFLGDEERPVPVLCRPSPKPGTEIYINLKTVCIVDAREGDFSGIYTRLRKRNLQFW, encoded by the exons ATGACTCCCACACCGATCATTGAATTAACGGCAGACCGTGGCTCCATGATGAGTTCATCGGTCACGGAGGAGGTTATCTCTAAAGTCGACGAGGATAGCAGCAGCGACAGCGATATGGATGACGGCAGCGACAGCGAGTGGGCTGGGTATAACGTGTTAGCGGAAACTGAACCAGAGTGGGACGTCGACAGCTTTGATGGTCACGAATTTAAAATCAATCCCAGGGTTCGTAAGATGTACGGACGTCACCAGCAACATTATGACGAATACTACAATGACAGGCTCGAGGCTTTCAAGAGTAAG ggttttcttcctGATACCTTGAACGGAATCGACGATGTTGATCTAGACGGTAAAATGGATGGCTACAACAGTACTAGGGATTTCATGGCAGAGCTTGCTAATGTGTGTGTTAAGAAACACAACGAGACCAAG GGAACGACTTTAGAGTTGGTAAATGTTGCGAGAGTTACTGCAAGGGGAGCAGCTACATGGAGGTTGTACATCACTTTTATGGCTCGAGAGTTTTCTGATGGGCCTCTTGTTGAGTACCAAGCCAAGGTAATAGTCTTCTTAGGGGATGAGGAACGTCCTGTCCCAGTTCTCTGCAGGCCAAGTCCTAAACCAGGAACCGAAatctatattaatttaaag ACTGTATGTATCGTTGACGCTAGGGAAGG GGATTTTTCAGGGATTTATACCAGATTACGCAAACGGAATCTACAATTTTGGTAG
- a CDS encoding Cysteine proteinases superfamily protein (Cysteine proteinases superfamily protein; FUNCTIONS IN: cysteine-type peptidase activity; INVOLVED IN: proteolysis; LOCATED IN: cellular_component unknown; EXPRESSED IN: embryo, seed; EXPRESSED DURING: F mature embryo stage, D bilateral stage; CONTAINS InterPro DOMAIN/s: Peptidase C1A, papain (InterPro:IPR013128), Peptidase C1A, papain C-terminal (InterPro:IPR000668); BEST Arabidopsis thaliana protein match is: Cysteine proteinases superfamily protein (TAIR:AT5G17140.1); Has 1807 Blast hits to 1807 proteins in 277 species: Archae - 0; Bacteria - 0; Metazoa - 736; Fungi - 347; Plants - 385; Viruses - 0; Other Eukaryotes - 339 (source: NCBI BLink).), whose product MEKEDGGGDVGAGGIGGIGAGGGKGKGKNVPNELKAEAEARRKAEAEARQKAQQDLPQVDEHPLGVFGDGSYLIKDWRQSHRALLSKIIEQIHAICWALVLGKILEFTYNMNRPIAQHMFLDIDSFAEKVKLKADEINAQKKVITEDMAVGSMKKAFDHVFLKGIEKADGRKKGGGDKVFTIKGRFNEVQNATAIDIANKVDIGPVGITIDMSVGLRKLKDGIYMVPKPKDGAPKHALTIVAYGMTKEDELFFVVQNTWGTIWRVNGEGRMIITDTCHMFYLDEVIDDKKKKGKAPIA is encoded by the exons ATGGAAAAGGaagatggtggtggtgatgttGGCGCGGGAGGAATTGGTGGTATCGGTGCGGGAGGCGGAAAAGGCAAGGGAAAGAATGTACCAAATGAACTCAAAGCTGAAGCAGAAGCTCGCCGTAAAGCTGAAGCAGAAGCTCGCCAGAAAGCTCAACAAGATCTTCCACAAGTTGATGAACATCCACTAGGG GTCTTTGGTGACGGCAGCTATCTTATCAAGGATTGGCGTCAGTCACACAGAGCTTTACTTAGTAAAATTATCGAGCAGATACATG CTATTTGTTGGGCTCTAGTTTTGGGAAAAATATTGGAGTTTACCTACAACATGAATCGCCCTATTGCTCAACACATGTTTCTGGACATAGATAGTTTTGCTGAAAAGGTCAAGTTGAAAGCAGACGAGATTAATGCTCAGAAGAAAGTGATAACTGAGGATATGGCTGTTGGTTCTATGAAGAAAGCATTCGACCATGTATTTCTCAAAGGAATCGAAAAAGCTGATGGAAGGAAGAAG GGTGGAGGAGATAAAGTGTTTACAATTAAAGGAAGGTTTAATGAAGTACAAAATGCAACGGCAATTGATATCGCCAACAAGGTGGATATAGGTCCTGTAGGCATAACCATTGATATGTCTGTGGGTCTTAGGAAACTTAAGGAC GGAATCTACATGGTCCCTAAGCCAAAAGATGGAGCACCAAAACATGCCCTTACAATCGTAGCTTATGGGATGACTAAAGAAGATgagttgttttttgttgtgcAAAACACATGGGGTACCATTTGGAGAGTTAATGGCGAAGGTAGGATGATCATCACTGACACTTGTCATATGTTTTATCTAGATGAAGTGATTGacgacaaaaagaagaagggaaagGCTCCTATAGCTTAG
- a CDS encoding serine/threonine-protein phosphatase 4 regulatory subunit-like protein: MSHLTLLMLFLGSSGAEQIADMSEEEVKRTLEAVASTGKFWQDWEILKGTLSYWLKKVLSEYSEAKMTDEQQKEALGEPYSELVSRLDEALLRFDDGPPFTLQRLCEILLAARSIYPKLSKLALALEKNLLVTSMLAISTEPQSQTTEDPNTATSETITSAASCDPNVIESMGGDKDEIMTEVEEADVDDAMTVDMETIDEPSETMTTTSESETLSENTAAQPLSDSMVAEEGDSRLPTTCA, encoded by the exons ATGAGCCACCTTACGCTTCTGATGTTGTTTTTAGGATCTAG TGGAGCTGAGCAGATAGCAGATATGTCTGAGGAAGAAGTAAAGCGCACATTAGAAGCTGTAGCATCTACTGGGAAGTTCTG GCAGGACTGGGAGATACTAAAGGGAACGCTATCGTACTGGTTGAAGAAG GTTCTATCGGAATATTCTGAGGCAAAAATGACGGATGAGCAACAAAAGGAAGCTCTTGGAGAACCATATTCAGAGCTGGTTAGTCGATTGGATGAAG CCCTTCTTAGATTCGATGATGGACCTCCATTTACATTGCAGAGACTCTGTGAG ATCCTTTTGGCTGCAAGGAGCATCTACCCAAAGCTCTCAAAACTCGCTCTTGCATTAGAAAAG AATCTGTTGGTTACTTCTATGTTAGCCATCAGTACAGAGCCACAATCACAAACCACTGAGGATCCAAACACAGCAACCTCAGAGACAATAACATCTGCTGCAAGTTGCGATCCAAATGTAATTGAGTCAATGGGAGGCGATAAGGATGAGATAATGACAGAGGTAGAAGAAGCAGATGTTGATGACGCAATGACTGTTGACATGGAAACAATCGATGAACCATCAGAGACAATGACGACCACGAGTGAGAGTGAGACTCTAAGCGAAAACA CTGCTGCACAACCATTATCGGATTCAATGGTGGCAGAGGAAGGAGATTCACGGTTGCCTACAACGTGTGCCTAG
- the ARFB1B gene encoding ADP-ribosylation factor B1B (ADP-ribosylation factor B1B (ARFB1B); FUNCTIONS IN: GTP binding; INVOLVED IN: N-terminal protein myristoylation; LOCATED IN: intracellular; EXPRESSED IN: 24 plant structures; EXPRESSED DURING: 15 growth stages; CONTAINS InterPro DOMAIN/s: ADP-ribosylation factor (InterPro:IPR006688), Small GTP-binding protein (InterPro:IPR005225), ARF/SAR superfamily (InterPro:IPR006689); BEST Arabidopsis thaliana protein match is: ADP-ribosylation factor B1C (TAIR:AT3G03120.1); Has 1807 Blast hits to 1807 proteins in 277 species: Archae - 0; Bacteria - 0; Metazoa - 736; Fungi - 347; Plants - 385; Viruses - 0; Other Eukaryotes - 339 (source: NCBI BLink).): MGQAFRKLFDTFFGNQEMRVVMLGLDAAGKTTILYKLHIGEVLSTVPTIGFNVEKVQYKNVMFTVWDVGGQEKLRPLWRHYFNNTDGLIYVVDSLDRERIGKAKQEFQEIIKDPFMLNSIILVFANKQDMRGAMSPREVCEGLGLFDLKNRKWHIQGTCALRGDGLYEGLDWLSSTLKDVKAAGFTSVGHSF; this comes from the exons ATGGGTCAAGCTTTTCGTAAGCTATTCGATACTTTCTTCGGCAATCAAGAAATGAGG GTCGTTATGCTGGGGCTGGATGCTGCTGGAAAAACAACTATTCTCTACAAGCTTCATATTGGAGAAGTTTTGTCTACTGTTCCCACCATTG GATTCAATGTTGAGAAAGTTCAGTACAAGAATGTGATGTTCACAGTTTGGGATGTTGGTGGCCAAGAGAAACTGAGACCTCTTTGGAGGCATTACTTCAATAATACTGATGGACTT ATATACGTGGTGGATTCCTTAGATCGAGAGAGGATCGGGAAAGCAAAGCAAGAATTTCAG GAGATCATAAAAGACCCATTCATGCTAAACAGTATCATTCTGGTGTTTGCAAACAAACAGGACATG AGAGGAGCCATGTCACCGAGAGAAGTATGTGAAGGGTTAGGCTTATTTGATCTCAAGAACAGGAAATGGCACATACAAGGTACTTGTGCTCTTCGTGGAGACGGGCTTTATGAAGGCTTGGACTGGTTATCATCTACTCTTAAGGATGTTAAAGCCGCTGGATTCACATCGGTTGGCCACTCGTTTTAA
- a CDS encoding serine/threonine-protein phosphatase 4 regulatory subunit-like protein (CONTAINS InterPro DOMAIN/s: Protein phosphatase 4 core regulatory subunit R2 (InterPro:IPR015267); Has 30201 Blast hits to 17322 proteins in 780 species: Archae - 12; Bacteria - 1396; Metazoa - 17338; Fungi - 3422; Plants - 5037; Viruses - 0; Other Eukaryotes - 2996 (source: NCBI BLink).) has translation MENPSSSETSEISSVVHPNDGVHPNDGVHPNDGVQRQDHAVLPEVLEHPGAEQIADMSEEEVKRTLEAVASTGKFWQDWEILKGTLSYWLKKVLSEYSEAKMTDEQQKEALGEPYSELVSRLDEALLRFDDGPPFTLQRLCEILLAARSIYPKLSKLALALEKNLLVTSMLAISTEPQSQTTEDPNTATSETITSAASCDPNVIESMGGDKDEIMTEVEEADVDDAMTVDMETIDEPSETMTTTSESETLSENTAAQPLSDSMVAEEGDSRLPTTCA, from the exons atggAGAATCCGTCATCATCGGAAACTTCCGAGATTTCCTCCGTCGTTCATCCCAATGACGGCGTTCATCCCAATGACGGCGTTCATCCCAATGACGGCGTTCAACGCCAGGATCACGCCGTCCTTCCCGAAGTTCTTGAGCATCC TGGAGCTGAGCAGATAGCAGATATGTCTGAGGAAGAAGTAAAGCGCACATTAGAAGCTGTAGCATCTACTGGGAAGTTCTG GCAGGACTGGGAGATACTAAAGGGAACGCTATCGTACTGGTTGAAGAAG GTTCTATCGGAATATTCTGAGGCAAAAATGACGGATGAGCAACAAAAGGAAGCTCTTGGAGAACCATATTCAGAGCTGGTTAGTCGATTGGATGAAG CCCTTCTTAGATTCGATGATGGACCTCCATTTACATTGCAGAGACTCTGTGAG ATCCTTTTGGCTGCAAGGAGCATCTACCCAAAGCTCTCAAAACTCGCTCTTGCATTAGAAAAG AATCTGTTGGTTACTTCTATGTTAGCCATCAGTACAGAGCCACAATCACAAACCACTGAGGATCCAAACACAGCAACCTCAGAGACAATAACATCTGCTGCAAGTTGCGATCCAAATGTAATTGAGTCAATGGGAGGCGATAAGGATGAGATAATGACAGAGGTAGAAGAAGCAGATGTTGATGACGCAATGACTGTTGACATGGAAACAATCGATGAACCATCAGAGACAATGACGACCACGAGTGAGAGTGAGACTCTAAGCGAAAACA CTGCTGCACAACCATTATCGGATTCAATGGTGGCAGAGGAAGGAGATTCACGGTTGCCTACAACGTGTGCCTAG
- a CDS encoding Cystatin/monellin superfamily protein (Cystatin/monellin superfamily protein; CONTAINS InterPro DOMAIN/s: Cystatin-related, plant (InterPro:IPR006525); BEST Arabidopsis thaliana protein match is: Cystatin/monellin superfamily protein (TAIR:AT5G17120.1); Has 1807 Blast hits to 1807 proteins in 277 species: Archae - 0; Bacteria - 0; Metazoa - 736; Fungi - 347; Plants - 385; Viruses - 0; Other Eukaryotes - 339 (source: NCBI BLink).), translated as MTTNSSSDVTEKQASETDLLAYDKEKFNFKFSPNRVDEEDDGDTETEGESESEVGDGSVTYGDYKVIEDLPKPDPEWDVDSFDGLEYESDPELRARFANDNAYMEYREVRIQALENRGFLPDPFNFIDAIQNLDGPAYDNMTNREYLAGLASSCVKKLNDLKAKTVEFVSIVRATTTGGGASWKVYITFMAREYPNGPLMEYQAKAMDFVGDRSPVPILCRPAPKPLTLP; from the exons ATGACTACCAATAGTAGCTCCGATGTGACGGAAAAACAAGCTTCAGAAACGGATTTATTGGCGTACGATAAGGAAAAATTTAACTTTAAGTTTTCCCCGAATAGGGTGGACGAGGAAGACGACGGAGATACTGAAACCGAAGGCGAGAGCGAAAGTGAAGTAGGTGATGGAAGCGTGACGTATGGGGATTACAAAGTGATAGAAGACTTACCGAAACCGGATCCGGAGTGGGATGTGGACAGCTTTGATGGGCTCGAATACGAATCCGATCCTGAGCTTCGTGCCCGCTTCGCTAACGACAATGCTTACATGGAATACCGCGAAGTGAGGATCCAGGCTTTGGAGAATAGG ggttttttacCAGATCCATTCAATTTCATCGACGCTATTCAGAATCTAGATGGACCAGCTTATGATAACATGACTAATAGGGAGTACTTGGCGGGTCTGGCTTCCTCGTGCGTTAAGAAACTCAACGACCTTAAG GCAAAGACTGTGGAATTTGTAAGTATTGTGAGAGCCACTACAACTGGTGGAGGAGCTAGTTGGAAGGTGTATATAACGTTTATGGCTCGGGAGTATCCCAATGGGCCTCTCATGGAGTATCAGGCTAAGGCCATGGATTTCGTTGGAGATCGATCTCCCGTTCCCATTCTCTGCAGACCAGCCCCTAAACCCCTAACACTTCCATAG